One segment of Acidianus sp. HS-5 DNA contains the following:
- a CDS encoding AbrB/MazE/SpoVT family DNA-binding domain-containing protein, producing MSKEFVLTIDERGRVTIPKEVRNLIKSRRLKLIVEGDKLILEPIVEDVDKYYGIFRKDLGKDVDIDRLLKDALTEVLLNDEQKIF from the coding sequence ATGAGTAAGGAATTTGTATTAACTATTGATGAAAGAGGGAGAGTTACAATACCTAAGGAAGTGAGAAATTTAATTAAAAGTAGAAGGTTAAAGTTAATAGTTGAAGGTGATAAATTAATCCTAGAGCCGATAGTTGAAGACGTTGATAAATATTATGGTATATTCAGAAAAGATTTGGGGAAGGACGTCGATATAGATAGACTGTTAAAAGACGCATTAACTGAGGTACTGTTAAATGATGAGCAAAAGATATTTTGA
- a CDS encoding HEPN domain-containing protein, translating to MDTARVLLLNGKYYASAFYSQQAVEKALNVYLGKDPGKTHSLTDLAELIEKEGVSIPIKVKEDLMVLSPHFIISRYPDAANGIPFKQYNRTIAEDLYNRAKEVVEWVEGNLQ from the coding sequence TTGGATACTGCCAGAGTCCTTTTGCTTAACGGAAAGTATTACGCTTCAGCGTTTTACTCTCAACAAGCAGTAGAAAAAGCATTGAATGTATATCTAGGAAAGGATCCCGGGAAAACTCACTCGCTTACTGATCTAGCTGAATTAATTGAAAAGGAAGGGGTCTCGATACCAATTAAGGTTAAGGAAGACTTAATGGTTTTGTCTCCACATTTCATAATCTCTCGCTACCCTGATGCAGCAAACGGGATCCCTTTTAAGCAGTATAATAGGACAATTGCAGAAGATCTATATAACAGAGCTAAGGAGGTGGTGGAATGGGTAGAGGGAAATCTGCAATAG
- a CDS encoding nucleotidyltransferase domain-containing protein, producing MGRGKSAIESQIRMINLAKEIIESASKDLPQLTEVYVFGSRARGDYLDTSDIDLLFVFKGIKDVPTFDRMYMVSKYIKGNVDYVVLDEEEKDKIKEKKLLWKREIGFVDLKEFLA from the coding sequence ATGGGTAGAGGGAAATCTGCAATAGAAAGCCAGATAAGGATGATAAACCTAGCAAAGGAGATCATTGAAAGTGCTTCTAAAGACTTACCTCAACTGACTGAAGTCTATGTCTTCGGCTCTAGGGCTAGGGGGGACTACTTAGACACTAGCGACATAGATTTACTGTTCGTGTTCAAGGGGATAAAGGACGTCCCAACTTTTGATAGGATGTACATGGTAAGTAAATATATTAAAGGAAACGTGGACTACGTAGTCTTAGACGAGGAGGAAAAGGACAAGATAAAGGAAAAGAAATTGTTGTGGAAAAGGGAGATAGGATTTGTCGACTTAAAGGAATTCCTTGCTTAA